In Candidatus Eisenbacteria bacterium, one genomic interval encodes:
- the bshC gene encoding bacillithiol biosynthesis BshC, whose product ESFARFMAGFVTPLGALVFDPSDPAAKALALPVFEREIELRGETARAARARGEDLAGRGYHAQIAREGNEMNLFWHGEDGRQAIRVEDGALRLTGTGDSWSADRLLKAVRGRPEDASPGVLLRPIVQDHLLPTAAYVGGPAEVAYWAQVFPVYDAFGMSPPAIAPRSGATLLEPKVERTLSKFGIGWETLAGDPEIVVRDAMKALLPEDFQDVFAREREAWRQSFRRVEEKVASFDPSLRPAVTNAETRLEREIETLEKKLLSVWKRRQEESVTKIRRARESLFPHGSLQERVCSPLGFAARHGPWLITRLTERLGAPGSHTLVPLGGEGA is encoded by the coding sequence GAGTCCTTCGCGCGCTTCATGGCGGGATTCGTGACTCCCCTCGGCGCGCTCGTCTTCGATCCCTCGGATCCCGCGGCCAAGGCGCTCGCGCTCCCGGTGTTCGAGCGCGAGATCGAGCTTCGCGGCGAGACCGCCCGGGCGGCGCGCGCCCGGGGCGAGGATCTCGCCGGCCGCGGATACCACGCGCAGATCGCGCGGGAGGGAAACGAGATGAACCTCTTCTGGCACGGCGAGGACGGACGCCAGGCGATCCGCGTCGAGGACGGGGCTCTTCGCCTCACGGGCACGGGGGACTCGTGGAGCGCGGACCGGCTCCTGAAGGCAGTGCGGGGGCGTCCCGAGGACGCGAGCCCGGGCGTCCTGCTGCGGCCGATCGTCCAGGACCATCTCCTTCCCACGGCCGCGTACGTGGGCGGTCCGGCGGAGGTGGCGTACTGGGCGCAGGTCTTCCCGGTCTACGACGCGTTCGGGATGAGCCCGCCCGCGATCGCGCCCCGCTCCGGCGCGACGCTCCTCGAGCCCAAGGTGGAGCGCACGCTCTCGAAGTTCGGGATTGGCTGGGAGACGCTCGCGGGGGATCCGGAGATCGTGGTCCGGGACGCGATGAAGGCGCTTCTCCCCGAGGACTTCCAGGACGTGTTCGCCCGCGAGCGCGAGGCGTGGCGGCAGAGCTTCCGGCGGGTCGAGGAGAAGGTCGCGTCCTTCGATCCCTCGCTCCGGCCCGCCGTCACGAATGCCGAGACGCGGCTCGAACGCGAGATCGAGACGCTCGAGAAGAAGCTCCTCTCGGTGTGGAAGCGCCGGCAGGAGGAGTCCGTGACGAAGATCCGGAGGGCGCGGGAGAGCCTCTTCCCGCACGGATCCCTTCAAGAACGCGTCTGCTCTCCCCTCGGGTTCGCGGCGCGGCACGGCCCGTGGCTCATCACCCGGCTGACCGAACGCCTGGGAGCGCCGGGCTCCCACACCCTCGTTCCGCTCGGAGGCGAAGGCGCATGA
- the bshA gene encoding N-acetyl-alpha-D-glucosaminyl L-malate synthase BshA, with product MKIGISCYPTHGGSGVVATELGIELARRGHEVHFISYSVPFRLKPYQGNVFFHEVQVSSYPLFQYPPYTLALAAKMAEVADEEGLDVLHAHYAVPHAVCAYLGRQVAASTKLRVVTTLHGTDITLVGSDPSFRTMTRFGIDQSDGVTAVSEYLRKKTIEVFRPQRAIQVIPNFIDTMRYAPRNGGEGCAKTQFAKKGERILIHISNFRTSKRAEDAVRVLAAVRREVPSVLLMVGDGPERARTREIAVELGVERHVKYLGQLDAPEEVLQCGDLFLLPSANESFGLAALEAMSTGMPVIGTTAEGLPELIRDGKTGYLLPVGDVAGMSRRAIEMLTDAKLHDSMAKESRRVAVDHYEASKIVPKYEEFYARVTGQTIPARGYLAPPEGLA from the coding sequence ATGAAGATCGGCATCTCCTGCTATCCCACCCACGGAGGCTCCGGAGTCGTCGCGACCGAGCTGGGGATCGAGCTCGCGCGCCGCGGACACGAGGTCCACTTCATCTCGTACTCGGTCCCGTTCCGCCTCAAGCCGTACCAGGGGAACGTGTTCTTCCACGAGGTGCAGGTGAGCTCGTACCCGCTCTTCCAGTACCCGCCCTACACGCTCGCGCTCGCGGCGAAGATGGCGGAGGTCGCGGACGAGGAAGGACTCGACGTGCTCCACGCGCACTACGCCGTGCCGCACGCGGTGTGCGCGTACCTCGGCCGGCAGGTCGCCGCGTCGACGAAGCTCCGCGTGGTGACGACCCTCCACGGCACGGACATCACGCTCGTGGGCTCCGATCCTTCGTTCCGGACCATGACCCGGTTCGGCATCGATCAGAGCGACGGCGTCACGGCCGTGTCGGAGTATCTCCGCAAGAAGACGATCGAGGTGTTCCGCCCCCAGCGCGCGATCCAGGTGATCCCGAACTTCATCGACACGATGCGGTACGCACCCCGGAACGGCGGCGAGGGCTGCGCCAAGACGCAGTTCGCGAAGAAGGGGGAGCGGATCCTGATCCACATCTCGAACTTCCGCACCAGCAAGCGGGCCGAGGACGCCGTGCGCGTTCTCGCCGCGGTGCGGCGCGAGGTGCCGAGCGTGCTCCTGATGGTCGGGGACGGTCCCGAGCGCGCCCGCACGCGCGAGATCGCGGTGGAGCTGGGCGTGGAGCGGCACGTGAAGTACCTGGGCCAGCTGGACGCGCCCGAAGAGGTGCTCCAGTGCGGCGACCTCTTCCTCCTGCCGAGCGCGAACGAGAGCTTCGGCCTCGCGGCGCTCGAGGCGATGTCGACCGGCATGCCGGTGATCGGAACGACCGCGGAAGGCCTCCCCGAGCTGATCCGGGACGGGAAGACCGGCTACCTGCTCCCCGTCGGGGACGTCGCGGGCATGTCCCGCCGCGCCATCGAGATGCTCACGGACGCGAAGCTCCATGACTCGATGGCGAAGGAATCGCGTCGCGTCGCCGTGGATCACTACGAGGCGAGCAAGATCGTGCCGAAGTACGAGGAGTTCTACGCGCGCGTCACGGGGCAGACGATCCCGGCGAGGGGATACCTCGCGCCGCCGGAGGGGCTGGCGTAG